From Suricata suricatta isolate VVHF042 chromosome 1, meerkat_22Aug2017_6uvM2_HiC, whole genome shotgun sequence, a single genomic window includes:
- the SCOC gene encoding LOW QUALITY PROTEIN: short coiled-coil protein (The sequence of the model RefSeq protein was modified relative to this genomic sequence to represent the inferred CDS: deleted 1 base in 1 codon) — translation MRRRAFLSGDWWATGRTGRDGAGLPSRRTLCGRRGRSCRYQLVQVLGPEASSRSLPLPAPLTADDSSRILYPRPKSLLPEMMNADMDAVDAENQVELEEKTRLINQVLELQHTLEDLSARVDAVKEENLKLKSENQVLGQYIENLMSASSVFQTTDTKSKRK, via the exons ATGCGCAGACGTGCCTTCTTGAGTGGGGATTGGTGGGCGACGGGGCGG ACGGGGCGGGACGGGGCGGGACTCCCGTCTCGGCGCACGCTCTGTGGGCGCAGGGGGCGGAGCTGCCGGTACCAGTTGGTCCAAGTGTTGGGGCCTGAGGCGTCCTCCCGATCCCTCCCACTCCCAGCGCCTCTAACGGCAG ACGATTCATCAAGAATTTTGTATCCAAGGCCCAAAAGTTTGTTACCCGAGATGATGAATGCCGACATGGACg CAGTTGATGCTGAGAATCAGGTGGAGTTGGAGGAAAAAACGCGACTTATTAATCAAGTATTGGAACTTCAACACACACTGGAAG accTCTCTGCAAGAGTAGATGCAGTTAAGGAAGAAAATCTGAAGCTAAAATCAGAAAACCAAGTTCTTGGACAATATATAGAAAACCTCATGTCAGCTTCTAGTGTTTTTCAAACAACTgatacaaaaagcaaaagaaagtaa